GTTCCGCCCGGGCCGAGGAGCTGCTCAAGCAGGCCCGCTCCGAGCAGGAGGCGAGGAAGAACCTGGACCAGGCCCGCCAGGACTTCGAGGCGGGCAAGCTGCAGGACGCCCAGAAGGGCCTCGCGGCCGCCGCGACCACGGTCGCCTTCGCCAGCGAGCGCACCGATCTCAAGGCGAAGGTCGACACGGCGCTCAAGGCGGCCGACAAGCCCACCAACAACACCCGGCCCGCGGCGGGTACGCCACAGCAGGCGAGCGCGGCGACCGATTCCAAGGCACTGCTCGAAGAGGGCAAGGCCCTGCTGCGTCAGCAGAAGTACCAGGAAGCGGAGTCCCTCTTCCGCAAGTGCATCGCGGTCGATCCCAGCAACGCGTCGTGCAACATGTGGATGGGCACCACGGTGGCCCGGTTGGGTAACTTCGAGAAAGGCGCTCAGTTCTACCGGGAGTTCCTGAGGTTGGCGCCGAACGATCCCAACGCGGGCAAGGTCAAGAAGTTGATCGACGATTACGAGAAGAGTTTGAAAACAGGGGGCGGCAAGTAGCCCACGGGACGCGTGCCGCGCGCGCCGTCCGCATGGCGCGTCCCTCCCCCCAGGGCCACGCGCCGCCCCCCCTACCCGAAGGAGCAGGTTCGTGCAGATCCGTATCCTGGTGGTCGATGATGAGCAGGACAACTGCGACTACCTCAAGCTCGTCCTGATGCGGGAGGGCTACGAAGTCGTCACCACGACGGACCCCACGAAGACGGTGGAGATCCTGCGCAGTGCCGACTTCCACCTCGTCATCCTGGACATGATGATGCCGGTGATGTCGGGCACCGAGGTGCTCGAGCAGATCCGCAAGTACGACACGGACGTCGCCGTCATCGTCGCCACCGCCTACCCCACGGTGGACACGGCGGTGGCCTCGCTGAAGAACCAGGCGAGCGACTACGTGAAGAAGCCCATGGAGCCGGACCAGTTCCTCGGCGCCGTGCGCAACGCGCTCGCCAAGAAGGGCCTGTCCCAGGATCCCGAGGCGGATCTCCACCGCGCCATCGGCCGCACCATCCGCGATGCGCGCAAGACGCAGGATCTCACGCTCAAGCAGCTCGCGCGCCGCACCGGGCTGTCCGTGTCGTTGCTGTCGCAGATCGAGCGCGCCGAGTCCTCCGCCTCCATCTCGTCGCTCTACAAGATCGCCTCCGCCCTGCAACTGCGCATGGGCGAGCTGTTCGGCGACACCTGAGCGCCCACGAGGCGGGGCTCCCCCGCCTCACTGGCCGCGGAAGCGGGGCGGACGTTTCTCCAGGAACGCCGCCCTGCCCTCGCGGGCATCCTCGCTGGCGAAGGCCCGCGCCCGCACCTCGCGCAGCCGCAACGTCTCCTCCTCGGACAGCGCGGGCCGCGTGAGCAACCGGAAGGCCTCCTTCATCCCCGCCACCGCCAACGGCGCCTGGGCGGCGAGCGTCCGGCAAAGCTCCAGGGCCCGCGCGTCGGCCTCGTCCCCGGGAAGACACTCGTCCAGCAGGCCCCAGGCCAGCGCCTCCCGGGCGTCCAGCCGACGCCCGGTGAGAAACAGGTTCTTGGCGCGCGCCACCCCCACCAGCCGGGCCGCGCGCGTCAGCCCCGCCGGAGAGTAGACGATGCCCAGCCGCGCCGGCGGCATGCTGAAGAGCGCGTCCTCGCCCCCCACGCGGAAGTCACACGCGGCCGCCAGATCGAAGCCCGCGCCAAAGGCCGCCCCGCGCACGAGGGCGACGCTCGGCAGCGGCAGGGCCTCCAGCCGCTCCAGGCACGCCATCAGCGCGTCATCCGGCAGGCGATCCGCCGACGGCGCCGACAGCAGGTTCAGGTCATAGCCCGAGCAGAAGGCGCCCGCCTCGCCCTGGAGGAGCACGACGCGCGCCCGGCCCGGAGCCGAGGCCAGCGCCTCGTCCAACCGGGCCACCTGCTCGTCATCGAGCGCGTTGCGCCGCGCCGGGTTGGACAAGGTGAGCACGAGCACCTCGTCCCGCGCTTCCACGTGCAAGGCGGACGGCCGCACCCGCGACGCTCCGCCTACCCGAGCACCACGAGGACATCGCCCTCGTTGACGGGCTGGGACTCCCTGCACCGGATCTCCTTCACCGTCCCGCCCTCCTCCGCCTCCACCGGCATTTCCATCTTCATGGACTCGAGGATGACGAGCGTGTCTCCCGCGGAGACCTGCTGCCCGACCTTGACCTCGATCTTCCACACCGTCCCGGTGATGTGCGCCGCCACGTCCGCCATCGCTGTGCTCCTCCTGGAGTGCTGCGTGTCTTCCTCGTGTTGAAAGGCTCCGCCCCGCCGCGCGCTACGGCTTCGCGTGCTGCTCCAGGAAGCGCGTGTTCAGGTCTCCCGCACGGAAGACCGGGTCGCGCAGGATGCGCAGGTGCAGGGGGATGTTCGTCTTGATGCCCTCGATGCGGTAGCCCTCCAGCGCCTGGATGGAGCGCTCGATGGCCTCGGCGCGCGTGGCCCCGGAGACGATGAGCTTGGCGATCATCGGATCGTAGTTCGGCGTGACGGTGTTGCCCTCGACGTAGCCCGAGTCCAAACGCACGCCCTCGCCCGTGGGCGGCTGGTACACCTTGAGCGGCCCCGGCGAGGGCAGGAACTTCACCGGATCCTCCGCGTAGATGCGGAACTCGAGCGCCGCCCCGCGCCGCTTCACGTCCTCCTGCTTCACCGTGAGCCGCTCGCCGGCCGCGATGCGCAACTGCCAGCCGATGAGATCCAACCCCGTGGTCAGCTCCGTCACCGGGTGCTCCACCTGGAGCCGCGCGTTCATCTCGATGAAGTAGATGTCCCCGTCCGAGTAGAGGAACTCCACCGTGCCGGCATTGGCGTAGCCGAAGGCCCGCGCCGCGGTGAGCGCCGCCGTGAACAGCTTGTCGGCCAGCGCCGCGTTACGCCCATCCGCGAACAACGGCGAGGGCGCCTCCTCCACCACCTTCTGGTGCCGACGCTGGATGGAACACTCGCGCTCCAGACCGTGGATGAGGTGGCCGTGATGATCCCCCAGGATCTGCACCTCGATGTGACGCGGCGCCGGGAAGTAGCGCTCGATGTAGACACCCTCGCGGCCAAAGGCGGCCTTCGCCCGATCCGTGCACTGACGGAAGACCTTCTCCAGCTCGGCGGGAGAGTTCGCCGCGGCCATGCCGATGCCACCACCACCGCCCGCGGCCTTGCACAGCACCGGGTAGCCGATGCGCTCGGCGGCGGAGCGCGCGGACTCCACGTCCGGCAGCACGTCCTCGGTCCCGGGCACCACGGGCACGCCCGCGGCGGACACGAGCTTGCGCGCCTGGCTCTTGTCCTTCATGCGCAGCATCGCCTCGGGCGGAGGACCCACGAAGGTGATGCCGGCGGCGTGGCACGCGCTGGCGAACTCGGCGCTCTCTGACACGAAGCCGTAGCCGGGATGCACCGCGTCCGCGCCCGTGGCCTTCGCCGCCGCGAGCAACGCCGGGATGTTCAGATAGCTGTCCCGGGCAGGCGCCGGTCCCAGGCGCACCGCCTCGTCCGCCTCGCGCACGAAGGGCAGCTCCGCGTCCGCGTCCGAATAGACGGCCACGGTGCGAATCCCCATCCCCTTGGCCACCGCGTTGATGCGTCGGGCAATCTCACCCCGGTTGGCGATGAGCAGCTTCTTGAACATGGCGGGCGTCCCCCTGCGTGAGGTCGGGCAAGGTAGACCCCGCATTCCAAGCTGACAAGGAGACAACGCACCCGCTGTCGGGAAGTTGCGGGCATGTAGGTAAATGGCGTAGGTTTCTGGGCCGTGACGCCAACCACGACAGGAAGAGTGGTGGATCTCCAGGGCGCGCGCCTCGAGCGGCGCTTGGAGATGTACCGGGCCCGGGTGACCGAGCGCCTTCGCACCAACCGAGCCGCCGTCGAGGCCCTCTACGCGGGAGGGAACCTCTTCTCGCCGCAGGGCACACGCGCGGGCCGGGCGCTGCTCCGGGCACACCAGCTGCTGCAACGCGCCCACGGCCTGCTGGAGCAGCTCTCCGGCGACGGCGTGGTTCCCGCGCCGCGACTGCCCGAGCGCATCGACGAGCACTACCGCGAGCTGGACACGCTGCTCGCGCGCAGCGACGCGCTCTCCGGCCGACACCACCGGGCGGCGAGCGTGGCCCACCTTCCCGGCCGCTAGCCGCTCACGGCATCTCGGTCTGACCCTGACGGCGCAGGAACGTCGGGATGTCGAACTGATCCTCGTCCAGGGGCAGGGCCGCGTCCTTCACCACCGCGGTGCGGCTGGCCAGCGAGCGGCCCTCGGCCTGGGCCAGGGTGCGCGAGCCGGCCTTGGCGGGCACCAGGCTGGCCACCTCCTCGCGGGCCGAGGACAGCGTGGCAGGCGCGGGGCGCGTGGCGACGGGCACCTGCACCACCGGCGCCGGCTGGCGCACCTTGGTGTCGCGCGAGACGAAGCCCGTGGCGATGATGGTGATCTTCACCTCGTCCGAGATGTTCTCGTCGATGAGCGAGCCGAAGATGATCTCCGCGTCCGGATCGGCCGCGTCGTGCACCAGCGTGAGCGCCTCGTTGACCTCCTGGAGGGTCATCTCGCGTCCGCCGGTGATGTTGATGAGCAGGCCGGTGGCGCCGTCGATGGAGATGTCCTCGAGCAGCGGGCTGGAGATGGCCTGCTGCATGGCGTTGAGCGCGCGCTTGTCGCCGGTGGCCTGGCCGGTGCCCATGAGCGCCAGACCCTTGTCGCTCATGATGGTCTTCACGTCGGCGAAGTCCACGTTGATGTAGCCGTGGTACTGGATGAGGTCGGAGATGCCCTGCACGGCGTTGAGGAGCACCTCATCGGCGCGCTTGAAGGTCTCCAAGAGCGGCATGGGCGCGGTGCTCAGCGTGAGCAGGCGCTGGTTGGGGATGGTGATGAGCGTGTCCACCGCGGCCTTGAGCTCCACGAGGCCCTGCTCCGCCTGCTTGCGGCGCTTGTTGCCCTCGAAGAGAAAGGGCTTGGTCACCACGCCCACGGTGAGGCAGCCCAGGCTCTTGGCGATGTCCGCGATGATGGGCGCCGCGCCCGTGCCCGTGCCACCGCCCATGCCGGCGGTGACGAACACCATGTCCGCGCCCTCGATCATCGAGGCGATCTGATCGCGCGACTCGAGCGCCGCCTCACGCCCCATCTCCGGGTTGGCACCCGCGCCCAGGCCCTTCGTCAACGTCTGTCCGAGCTGCAGCCGCGTCGGTGCCTTGCTCGCCGCCAGTGCCTGGACATCGGTGTTGGCGGCAATGAAGTCGACACGCTCAAGCTTCGCCATGATCATCGTATTGACCGCGTTGCATCCAGCGCCCCCCACGCCGATGACGCGAATCTTGGCGGCCTGCTTGTTCTGCTCGAACTGGTCCATGTGTTTCCTTCTTTTCGCGCGTGCCCGCGCGCGCACCTGCAAACACCATCTTCAGCAAGTCGCGATCTTTGGCAAGTTCTGAGCTACGAACATGTAGCGCCTCGTCGCATCGCCAAGTCGTCACAGGCACTTACGCGAAAGCCCCCACCAGAGCAGCCGTGCGACGTGGTGGGAGCATCACACCTCTTGACTCGCGCCACGGGCATTTCGGGGCACGAGGCACTCTTCCTCCGCGTACCGCCGCAGTCCATGAATGTGGACTCGCTGCACGCGGTGCGCGCGCGCGAAAGCTCCGTCTACCACTGCGGAGGGTTCCACCGCGCGCCGACCCTCCCCGCCCTTCTACATGGCCCTTCTACATGAAGGTGGAGGCCACGCGGCAAGAGAACAATCGCGCAGCGCGCCCGGAGCGACAGGAAACCCAACAGAGCAGCGCCAGGGCCGTGGCTTTTCGAGCGCGGGGCCACCATCTCCGGGGCATAAGGAGCAGTGCACCGCGAGACGCTCCATGAGGTGGATGAGTGGAAGAGGGACTGACTGGCGGGGGGGAGATGCGGGCGCGCATCCGCGCCTTCGATTGGACCCGGACCCCGCTCGGTCCTCCCGAGCACTGGCCCCAGAGCCTGAAGACGGCGGTGAGCATCTGCCTGGACTCGCGCTTCCCGATGATCGTCCGCTGGGGCGAGGAGCTCATCGCGCTCTACAACGACGCCTATATCCCCATCCTCGGGCGCAAGCACCCCGGGGCGCTCGGCAGTCCCGGGCTGTCGCGGGCGTTGTGGGGAGACCCGGAGACCCGCACCGTCATCGAGCCCATGTTGCGCGGCGTGCTCGCCCGGGGCGAAGCCACCTGGTCCAACGATCAGCTCATCATCTTCCAGCGCAACGGCTTCGCCGAGGAGGCCTACGTCACCTTCTCCTATAGCCCCATCCGCGTGGAGTCCGGCGCCGTGGGCGGCGTCTTCACCGCCGTGAGCGAGACGACCCAGAAGGTGCTGGGCGAGCGGCGCCTGCACGTGCTGCGCGAGCTGTCGGCTCGCACGTCCGCGGAGACCAGCCTCCCAGGCACCTACGCGGCGGCCCTGTCCGTCCTCGGCTCCGCTTCCCACGACGTGCCCTTCTGCCTGCTGTACATGCTCGACACCGCGGGGACGACGGCCACCCTCGCGGGCCTGGGCGGCGCCGTTGCCAAAGAGGCGGCACCCAGGCACATCGCGGTGCATGCGATCGAAGTCCCATGGCCCCTGACACGGGCCTGGACCGGCGCCGTGGAGATGGAGCTCGCGCGGCTGGGGCCCTGGGCGAGTGCCCTCCCCGGAGGCCCCTGGCCCGAACCGGCGCGTCAGGCCCTGCTGCTGCCCATCCGTTCCACCGACGAGAAGAACCCCTCGGGCTTCCTCGTCGCCGGCACCAGCCCCCGGCTGCCGCTGGACGACAACTACCGCGGCTTCCTCTCCCAGGTGGCCGACCACATCTCCCACGCCATCGCCCGCGTGCATGCCTACGAGGAAGAGCGCCGACGCGCCGAGACCCTCGCCGAGCTGGATCGCGCGAAGAGCGTCTTCTTCAGCAACGTGAGCCATGAGTTCCGCACTCCCCTCACGCTCATGCTGGGCCCCCTGGAGGAGCTGCGCTCGGGAGTCCTCGGCCCCTTGACGCCCTCCCAGCACGCGCGGCTCGACACGCTCCACCGCAACGCCCTGCGGCTGCTCAAGCTCGTCAACTCGCTGCTGGACTTCTCCCGCCTCGAGGCCGGACGCGTCCAGGCCCGCTTCGTGCCCACGGACCTCTCCGAGCTCACGCGCGGCCTCGCGAGCGCCTTCTGCTCCGCCACCGAGCAGGCCGGCCTCTCGCTGACGATCGACTGTCCCCCGCTGCCCGAGCCCCTCTACGTGGACCGGGACGCGTGGGAGAAGCTCGTCCTCAACCTGCTCTCCAATGCCTTCAAGTTCACCTTCGAGGGCGGCATCACGGTGAGGCTCCGGCCGGGCGATGGCCGCGCCGTGCTCGAGGTGGAGGACACGGGCACGGGCATCCCCGCCGAGGCCCTGCCCCACCTCTTCGAGCGCTTCTATCGGGTGGAAGGAGCACGCAGCCGCACCCAGGAGGGCAGCGGCATCGGGCTCGCGCTGGTACAGGAGCTGGTGAAGCTGCACGGCGGCACCCTCTCCGTGGCGAGCACCCCGGGCCAGGGCACGCGCTTCACGGTGATGCTCCCCACCGGCCGCGCACACCTGCCCGCCGAGCGCATCGGCGAGGCCCAAGCCCCACGCTCGAGCGACGCCAGCGCCGCGCCCTTCGTGGACGAGGCCCTGCGCGGACTGCCCCACCCGCCGGCACCTCCCGCCGAGACGACCGCGGGCCTGGGCCGCATCCTGCTGGTCGACGACACGCCGGACATGCGCGAATACGTGTCCGGGTTGCTGCTCGGCGCGGGACACACCGTGGAGATCGTCCCGGATGGGCTCCAGGCGCTCGCGGCCGTGCGGGAGCGTCCGCCGGATCTGATCCTCACGGACGTGATGATGCCCGGGCTCGATGGCTTCGGCCTGCTGCGCGAGCTGCGCGCGAGCGAGCGCACCCGCACGCTGCCCGTCATCCTGCTCTCGGCGCGAGCGGGCGAGGAGTCGCGCGTGGAGGGCCTGAGCCAGGGCGCGGACGACTACCTGGTGAAGCCCTTCAGCGCGCGCGAGCTGCTCACGCGCGTGCGCACGCAACTGGAGCTGTCGCGCCTGCGGGCCACCCTGAAGAGCGAGAAGTTCCGCTCGTTCGTCCTCAACGTCCCCGGCGCCGTGTACGAGTGCCTGCCCGAGTCGCCCTGGCGCTTCAGCTTCATGAGCGAGCCGGTGCTCGCCCTCACGGGCCATTCCGCCTCCGAGTTCCTCGCGGGACTGACCTGGGCCCCCCTCGTCCACCCCGAGGATCTCTCCTCCGTGGAGACGCGAATCACCCGGGCGGTGGAGCAACACGAGCCCTACGAGCTGGAGTACCGCGTGCGCCACGCGGACGGAAGCACGCGCTGGGTCTCGGAGATCGGGCGGGCCGTCTACGACGAGGCCGGCCAGCCGTATTGCCTCGAGGGCATCATCTTCGACATCACCGAGCGCAAGGCCGCCGAGGAGGCCCTCCAGCACTACCAGCGGCAGTTGACCCGCACCCTCGCGGAGAACGCCACCTCGGCCCTGTACATGACGGATGGCGAGGGCCGCTGCACCTATATGAACCCCGCGGCCGAGCGGATGACGGGGCACGTCTTCGCCGACGTCCAGGGCCAGCGGCTCCATGACCTCATCCATCCCTCCCAGCCAGGAGCGGCGGTCTGCACCGGCTCCTGTGCCCTCGAGCGGTTGCTCACCGGACCGGGAACCCGGGGCGGCACGCACGAGGATCTCTTCGTGCGCACGTCGGGAACCGCCCTGCCCGTGGCCCTGGCGGCGAGCCCCCTGCTGCGCGAGGGCCAGCGCGTGGGCACCGTGCTCGAGGCGAGGGATCTGACCGAGCAGAAGCGGGCCGAAGCGGCACTGCAGGAAGCCCAGCGCCGCAAGGATGAATTCCTGGCGATGCTCGCCCACGAGCTGCGCAACCCCATGGCTCCCATACGCGCCGCGCTCAAGCTGATCGCCGCTCGCGCTCCCCTCGACGACAAGGGCCGCCACGCCATCGAGATCATCGAGCGGCAGACGACGAACCTCGCGCGGCTGGTGGATGATCTGCTCGATGTGTCGCGCATCACCCGGGGACACATCGAGCTGCGCAAGACGCTCGTGGAGCTGCCCGCCATCATCGAGCGCGCCCTGCAGTCCGTGCAGCCCCTGCTCGACGAGCGGCGCCACGAGGTGAGCGTCACCCTGCCCCGCAAGCCCCCGCGCACCTTCGGGGATGCCATCCGGCTCGAGCAGATCGTCGTCAACCTGCTCACCAACGCCGCCAAGTACACCGAGCCCGGGGGCACCCTGCGCGTGGGCCTGGAGCGCGCGGGCACCGACGCGGAAATCCGCGTGAAGGACACGGGCATCGGCCTCTCCCCGGAGATGCTCGGCCGCGTGTTCAACCTCTTCGAGCAGGCGGAGCGCCCCCTCCATCGCTCCCAGGGAGGATTGGGCATCGGGCTCACGATGGTGAAGAACCTCGTCGAGCTGCACGGCGGCACCATCGAGGCGAGGAGCGAGGGGCTCGGTCAGGGCAGCGAGTTCATCGTCCGGCTCCCGCTCGCCGAGGAGCCCACCGCGCCACGGCCCCCTCCGGACACGCGCGTGGACCCCCCGCCCTCGAGCGCCCGGCGCATCCTCGTGGTGGACGACAACCTGGATGCCGCCGACACGCTCGCCGAGTTGCTCCAGACCTGGGAGCACACCGTCTGGCAGGCCCACGATGGGCTCGCGGCGCTCCAGGCCGTGGAGGAGCATCGCCCGGACATCGTCCTGCTCGACATCGGACTACCTGGAATGGATGGCTACGAGGTGGCGCGCCGGCTGCGCGCGGGGCCCCTCGGCCAGCAGCTCACCCTCGTGGCGCTCACCGGCTATGGCCAGGCGAGCGATCGCCACCGCGCGTTGGAGGCGGGGTTCGATCAGCACTTCGTCAAACCCGTGGACATCGACGGGCTGCAGAAGTTCATCGAACAGCAGCCGGCCCGCGGCGCGCGGTGAACGCGCGGACTCCTAGAAGATGTCCTCGAGCCACTCGCGCATGCGGCCCTTGACCTT
Above is a window of Cystobacter fuscus DNA encoding:
- a CDS encoding response regulator; the protein is MQIRILVVDDEQDNCDYLKLVLMREGYEVVTTTDPTKTVEILRSADFHLVILDMMMPVMSGTEVLEQIRKYDTDVAVIVATAYPTVDTAVASLKNQASDYVKKPMEPDQFLGAVRNALAKKGLSQDPEADLHRAIGRTIRDARKTQDLTLKQLARRTGLSVSLLSQIERAESSASISSLYKIASALQLRMGELFGDT
- a CDS encoding enoyl-CoA hydratase/isomerase family protein; its protein translation is MRPSALHVEARDEVLVLTLSNPARRNALDDEQVARLDEALASAPGRARVVLLQGEAGAFCSGYDLNLLSAPSADRLPDDALMACLERLEALPLPSVALVRGAAFGAGFDLAAACDFRVGGEDALFSMPPARLGIVYSPAGLTRAARLVGVARAKNLFLTGRRLDAREALAWGLLDECLPGDEADARALELCRTLAAQAPLAVAGMKEAFRLLTRPALSEEETLRLREVRARAFASEDAREGRAAFLEKRPPRFRGQ
- a CDS encoding biotin/lipoyl-binding carrier protein — protein: MADVAAHITGTVWKIEVKVGQQVSAGDTLVILESMKMEMPVEAEEGGTVKEIRCRESQPVNEGDVLVVLG
- a CDS encoding acetyl-CoA carboxylase biotin carboxylase subunit, which produces MFKKLLIANRGEIARRINAVAKGMGIRTVAVYSDADAELPFVREADEAVRLGPAPARDSYLNIPALLAAAKATGADAVHPGYGFVSESAEFASACHAAGITFVGPPPEAMLRMKDKSQARKLVSAAGVPVVPGTEDVLPDVESARSAAERIGYPVLCKAAGGGGGIGMAAANSPAELEKVFRQCTDRAKAAFGREGVYIERYFPAPRHIEVQILGDHHGHLIHGLERECSIQRRHQKVVEEAPSPLFADGRNAALADKLFTAALTAARAFGYANAGTVEFLYSDGDIYFIEMNARLQVEHPVTELTTGLDLIGWQLRIAAGERLTVKQEDVKRRGAALEFRIYAEDPVKFLPSPGPLKVYQPPTGEGVRLDSGYVEGNTVTPNYDPMIAKLIVSGATRAEAIERSIQALEGYRIEGIKTNIPLHLRILRDPVFRAGDLNTRFLEQHAKP
- the ftsZ gene encoding cell division protein FtsZ, with translation MDQFEQNKQAAKIRVIGVGGAGCNAVNTMIMAKLERVDFIAANTDVQALAASKAPTRLQLGQTLTKGLGAGANPEMGREAALESRDQIASMIEGADMVFVTAGMGGGTGTGAAPIIADIAKSLGCLTVGVVTKPFLFEGNKRRKQAEQGLVELKAAVDTLITIPNQRLLTLSTAPMPLLETFKRADEVLLNAVQGISDLIQYHGYINVDFADVKTIMSDKGLALMGTGQATGDKRALNAMQQAISSPLLEDISIDGATGLLINITGGREMTLQEVNEALTLVHDAADPDAEIIFGSLIDENISDEVKITIIATGFVSRDTKVRQPAPVVQVPVATRPAPATLSSAREEVASLVPAKAGSRTLAQAEGRSLASRTAVVKDAALPLDEDQFDIPTFLRRQGQTEMP
- a CDS encoding ATP-binding protein encodes the protein MEEGLTGGGEMRARIRAFDWTRTPLGPPEHWPQSLKTAVSICLDSRFPMIVRWGEELIALYNDAYIPILGRKHPGALGSPGLSRALWGDPETRTVIEPMLRGVLARGEATWSNDQLIIFQRNGFAEEAYVTFSYSPIRVESGAVGGVFTAVSETTQKVLGERRLHVLRELSARTSAETSLPGTYAAALSVLGSASHDVPFCLLYMLDTAGTTATLAGLGGAVAKEAAPRHIAVHAIEVPWPLTRAWTGAVEMELARLGPWASALPGGPWPEPARQALLLPIRSTDEKNPSGFLVAGTSPRLPLDDNYRGFLSQVADHISHAIARVHAYEEERRRAETLAELDRAKSVFFSNVSHEFRTPLTLMLGPLEELRSGVLGPLTPSQHARLDTLHRNALRLLKLVNSLLDFSRLEAGRVQARFVPTDLSELTRGLASAFCSATEQAGLSLTIDCPPLPEPLYVDRDAWEKLVLNLLSNAFKFTFEGGITVRLRPGDGRAVLEVEDTGTGIPAEALPHLFERFYRVEGARSRTQEGSGIGLALVQELVKLHGGTLSVASTPGQGTRFTVMLPTGRAHLPAERIGEAQAPRSSDASAAPFVDEALRGLPHPPAPPAETTAGLGRILLVDDTPDMREYVSGLLLGAGHTVEIVPDGLQALAAVRERPPDLILTDVMMPGLDGFGLLRELRASERTRTLPVILLSARAGEESRVEGLSQGADDYLVKPFSARELLTRVRTQLELSRLRATLKSEKFRSFVLNVPGAVYECLPESPWRFSFMSEPVLALTGHSASEFLAGLTWAPLVHPEDLSSVETRITRAVEQHEPYELEYRVRHADGSTRWVSEIGRAVYDEAGQPYCLEGIIFDITERKAAEEALQHYQRQLTRTLAENATSALYMTDGEGRCTYMNPAAERMTGHVFADVQGQRLHDLIHPSQPGAAVCTGSCALERLLTGPGTRGGTHEDLFVRTSGTALPVALAASPLLREGQRVGTVLEARDLTEQKRAEAALQEAQRRKDEFLAMLAHELRNPMAPIRAALKLIAARAPLDDKGRHAIEIIERQTTNLARLVDDLLDVSRITRGHIELRKTLVELPAIIERALQSVQPLLDERRHEVSVTLPRKPPRTFGDAIRLEQIVVNLLTNAAKYTEPGGTLRVGLERAGTDAEIRVKDTGIGLSPEMLGRVFNLFEQAERPLHRSQGGLGIGLTMVKNLVELHGGTIEARSEGLGQGSEFIVRLPLAEEPTAPRPPPDTRVDPPPSSARRILVVDDNLDAADTLAELLQTWEHTVWQAHDGLAALQAVEEHRPDIVLLDIGLPGMDGYEVARRLRAGPLGQQLTLVALTGYGQASDRHRALEAGFDQHFVKPVDIDGLQKFIEQQPARGAR